CCCGCCCGGGTCGACCCCTCGCGGCCCGCCGCCGATCCGCCCCGCCGCGGCGAGCGCGAGCTGGTTCACAGCGACGAGCGCACCGAGCGCGCAGAGCGGCAGGGCGAGCGATCCGCGGCGCAGCAGCCCGGCCGCGGCCAGTGCCGCCACGAGCACCGGTGGCCAGAAGAGGTAGAACTGCTCCTCCGTCGCCAGGGACCACGCGAAGTAGAAGGTGACGCCCTCCCCGCCGGCGAGGTCGACGAACCAGTTGGAGGTGTAGGTCGCGAAAGCGGGCAGGTTCTCGATGAAGCTGCGCCCCTGCGCGGTATCGGCCCGCATAGCGAGCGTGAGCACCACGTACACCGCGAGCACGAGGTAGTAGAGCGGCATGATGCGCAGCGTGCGGCGGGCGTAGAACCCGCGCAGCGAGATCAGCCCCGTGCGGTCGCGCTCGCGCAACAGCAGCGTCGTGATGAGGAAACCGCTGATCGCGAAGAAGAACTCGACCCCGAAGCCGCCCTTCGAGAAGAACGCCGGCCCCGGGTTGCCCGAGGTGTGCTGCCAGATCACGGCGATCACGCTCAAGGCGCGCAGACCGTCGAGAGCGGTGAACACCCGGGTGCTCCGGTACTCGTCGTAACTCGTCAACGCGCCCTCCCCGTGCGTGCTCGGATGGGGCAAGCGTAGGGATGCTCACCCCGTCGCGTGGAGGCTTTTACGCAAGGTTTGCGTAGGCGCCCGCAGGGGCGGCGCGTCGCCGGGGCCGTCGGCCTCGCGCAGCACGAGAGCCGCCACCGCGAACGTGACGATGAGCCCGTTGGGCAGCACACCGTAGTAGAAGCACTCGACGAGGATCACCAGCTGCACCGTGTGCAGCACGAGCGCGGTGCTGCCGCGCCACCGGGCCGTCGCCCACACCAGCCACACGAGCGCCAGCAGGAAGCAGGCGAGGGCCGGCAGCCCGTGCGAGAACATCACGAGCCACACGTGCCCCTGCGTGCCCACCGAGGGTTCGGCCACATACGACGGCCGCGGCGCGCCGTACCCGAACAGCGGCGACTGCAGCGTGCGGGTCCACGTCTCCTCGTAGATCATCGAGCGCGTGGTGGTCGATCCGCTCACCTCGACCCGGTCGGTGAGCCGCGACACGACATCGAGGGCGAGCGCCGACACGATGGCGACGATCCCGACCCCGCCGAGCGCCAGCACCTCACGCGTGCGCCCCGCCAGCAAGAACCGCGCGAAGAGGTAGACGGCCGCAACCCCGAGGCCGATGAACATGCCTCGATTGAGCGAGAGGATCGCCGGCACGAGCGACACGGGCACCGCGAGCAGCACGCACCAGAACCGCCAGCCGCGGCGCACCTCGCCGAGGTAGGCGATCGCGATCGGCAGCGTGAGCGAGTACACGTTGCCCCACGCGTTCGTGTAGAGGAAGGGTGCCGAGGGGCGCGGCTCGAGGTCGAGCCAGCCGTCGATCTTGTACTGGGCGGTGCGGCGGATCGCCATCTCCCCGATCGCCTCGTTGTTCAGCATGGACTGCGGCAGCACATACGCGAGGGGTGACTTGAACGAGAACTCGGGGAAGAGTATGCCCGCGTACCCGCCGATCCAGGTGTACACCCAGAACAGGGTGAAGAGCCCCAGCACATACCGCGTAGTGAGCCGCTCGCGCGCGTTGTAGATGTAGACGAACACCACGGTCACCGTCAGGTAGAGCAGCGCGCGGTAGACGAAGCCGATGAGGCGGCCGGTGGTGTCGATCCCGATCACCGAGATGAGCATGAGGATGAGGAAGAGCAGCCAGATCCCGAACCCGCGGGGTGCGCGGATCGCGCCGCGACGAATCATCAGCACGACCATGCAGGCGGCGAGGGGGATCCACGCCATATCGGCGATGCCGAGCCCCCACCACAGCGGGAACCAGGCGATCATCACGGTGAGTGGCCACCTGGGCAGCGCGGCGCGAGCGGTACCCGCGCCGACGCCGCTCACGGCCCCTGATCCCATGCTCTCCCCGTCCCGCTGCTTTCACATAGGATAAGCACAACATCGGACTCGCCGTGCCACTCGCCCGGGAGTCCCTGCCGAAGGAGGCGGAAACCGGATGAGCGGCAGCGCGGCGCAGGAGCAGACACTCGGGATCTCGCGGTATCTCGCCGTGCTTCGCAGGCAGGGGCGCGTGGTGATCGGCGGCGTGGTCATCGGCGTTGCCGCGGCGGGGGCCTACCTGGTGCTCGCGCCGCACACCGTGACGGCGACCACGGCGGTCAACCTCAACGTGATCACCACCGACCCGTTCAACCCCCAGCGCCCGGCTTCGGGCCTGCTCGACCCTTCCACGGAGGCCGACATCGCGAGCTCTCACGCGGTCGCGAAGGGCGCCTCGGAGCTGCTCGACGGGAAGCTCACCGCGGCGCAGGTGCACGAGGCGTCGCGGGTGACGGCGTCGGGCGGCGCTTCGGTGGTGCGCGTCGCCTTCACGGCGCCCACCGAGAAGGAGGCCGTGCGCGGGGCCGACGCGGTCGCCGAATCGTACTTGGAATTCCGCAGCGACCAGGCCGAGCAGCGCATCGACACGATGCTCACGAGCATGAACACGCGCGTCGAGAACCTCAACGAGGCGCTGCTCGAGGCCAACCGAGCTCTCGTCTCGGCGTCGCCGGGATCCACCGACTACGCGCAGGCCGCCTCGCAGCAGCAGCAGATCCAGGTCGAACTCGACAGCCTGCTGTCGCAGCGCAACGCGCTCACGAGCGTCGACACGACCGGCGGCATCGTGCTCACGTCGGCTCAGGACGGTGCGCTCGAGAGGGATCCCTCGCTCAAGATGACGCTCGCGACCGGTCTCGGGGCCGGGCTCGTGCTCGGGATCATCGCCGCCTTCGTGCGCAACCCCTTCGACCGGCGGCTGCGCTCCCCCGCCGACATGGCCGACGCGCTGGGGGCAGCGCAACTCGCCGACCTCGAACCGCGACGCGGCGAGATCGACGACGATGAGGCGCACGAGCAGATGCGGGTTGTACTCGAGCGGTTGCGGGGGTCGGGGGCAGCGCCGGGCACGGTGATGGTGTTCGACGCGCGGCGGTCGAAGGATGAGTCGCGCGCCCTGCAGCAGCTCGAGGCGGCGGCCGACGGATCGGTCGAGTTCGAGGGGTTCAAGGCGGGGTCGAGCCGGGCCGACGGGCTCGCGCTGCTGCGGCGCGCGGGAGCCGTGCTCGTGCTCTGCTCCCGCCGCACCGCACTCGCCGAGGATCTGCGCTGGCTGGCGCTCGAGGCCGATCGCGCCGGCACCCCCGTGGTGGGCTTCGTCACCGAGCCCTGAGGCCCCGCGGCCACCCGCCCCGCTCCGAACACGACGGTTTCAGCGAGACTGACGGTTCCAGGGGCTCTGAAACGCTCGGGTCTCGCCGAAAGCGTCGGTC
This DNA window, taken from Leucobacter tenebrionis, encodes the following:
- a CDS encoding YveK family protein, producing the protein MSGSAAQEQTLGISRYLAVLRRQGRVVIGGVVIGVAAAGAYLVLAPHTVTATTAVNLNVITTDPFNPQRPASGLLDPSTEADIASSHAVAKGASELLDGKLTAAQVHEASRVTASGGASVVRVAFTAPTEKEAVRGADAVAESYLEFRSDQAEQRIDTMLTSMNTRVENLNEALLEANRALVSASPGSTDYAQAASQQQQIQVELDSLLSQRNALTSVDTTGGIVLTSAQDGALERDPSLKMTLATGLGAGLVLGIIAAFVRNPFDRRLRSPADMADALGAAQLADLEPRRGEIDDDEAHEQMRVVLERLRGSGAAPGTVMVFDARRSKDESRALQQLEAAADGSVEFEGFKAGSSRADGLALLRRAGAVLVLCSRRTALAEDLRWLALEADRAGTPVVGFVTEP
- a CDS encoding acyltransferase family protein, which encodes MTSYDEYRSTRVFTALDGLRALSVIAVIWQHTSGNPGPAFFSKGGFGVEFFFAISGFLITTLLLRERDRTGLISLRGFYARRTLRIMPLYYLVLAVYVVLTLAMRADTAQGRSFIENLPAFATYTSNWFVDLAGGEGVTFYFAWSLATEEQFYLFWPPVLVAALAAAGLLRRGSLALPLCALGALVAVNQLALAAAGRIGGGPRGVDPGGADLTGALHSPAALVVTVLASLSLPILLGSAAAVLLHRRRVFEAVAPVLTSAWCAPALVILTLASLVWDTPKQLTQVCMVLLVASVCATEHTVLHPLLRWRPLAHIGVVSYGVYLMHMLCANALRLVLPEHYSVWLFVLTTVLVVAVASASYRWIETPLIALGRKLSQRVQVRRGVPEPGVPRILPSA
- a CDS encoding O-antigen ligase family protein gives rise to the protein MGSGAVSGVGAGTARAALPRWPLTVMIAWFPLWWGLGIADMAWIPLAACMVVLMIRRGAIRAPRGFGIWLLFLILMLISVIGIDTTGRLIGFVYRALLYLTVTVVFVYIYNARERLTTRYVLGLFTLFWVYTWIGGYAGILFPEFSFKSPLAYVLPQSMLNNEAIGEMAIRRTAQYKIDGWLDLEPRPSAPFLYTNAWGNVYSLTLPIAIAYLGEVRRGWRFWCVLLAVPVSLVPAILSLNRGMFIGLGVAAVYLFARFLLAGRTREVLALGGVGIVAIVSALALDVVSRLTDRVEVSGSTTTRSMIYEETWTRTLQSPLFGYGAPRPSYVAEPSVGTQGHVWLVMFSHGLPALACFLLALVWLVWATARWRGSTALVLHTVQLVILVECFYYGVLPNGLIVTFAVAALVLREADGPGDAPPLRAPTQTLRKSLHATG